AATTTCCACAATGGCGCAGGCGGCAATCTTCGGATCCAAATAAAAAATAAATTCACAGGAAGCACATACCAGGCGCTTGGGCTCTCCCGGCTTAACCCGCTTTAAGAGGAATTGCCCGCCGCAGCGCGGGCAAAACCGATAACCGTTATAAATATCCATAAGTCATATACCTGAATCCCAGGCAATCTTCCGGCAATTTTGTGCGCTTTCTATCTTAACCTTTTGCACTGTAAACAGATTATAATAGGCACAGCTTTAACGCTATTTCAATTCTTTACCCTCCTGGGGCTAAAAAAACATGACAGGTTGAACTTTTTTATTTTACCATGGATCATCCGTTGTGCTATAAACCATGCAAGTAAAATACAATAGGGCAAACGACCCTCGATCCTTTCATCCAATGCTGATTTTCCAGGGTACACTTATGTCAATCTGGTTGGTTTCTATCATATTGGTCATTGTTATTTATCTGCTGATCACGGAAAAACTGCCTGTTGACGTCACCTCAATCGGCATTATCGTCGTTTTGATGGTTACGCGGCTGCTGCCGCCCCTCCAGGCCGTTCTCGGTTTTGCCAATCCGGCCGTCATAACAGTGGGGGCCATGTTTCTGATCAGCCGGGGGATGATCCGCACCGGCGCCGTCGGCTTTATCGGCCAGCATTTTATCGCGTTTTCCAAGGGGAAACCGAGGCTTGCCATGATCATAACCCTTCTGATTGTTGCGCTGGCGTCTGCTTTTATCAACAACACGCCCGTCGTGGTACTTTTCATCCCTATCATTTTAAGCCTCAGCTGCGAATACAATCTCAGCCCCTCAAAGTTTTTAATACCGATTTCCTATGCATCGATCCTTGCCGGGACCTGTACGCTCATCGGCACCTCCACCAATATCATTGTCAGCGACCTGAGCGCCATGTACGGCTATGGTAAAATTGAGATGTTTGAACTGTCTTCCATCGGCATCCCCATAGCAATCATCGGCCTGATCATTATTTATTTCGGCGCCCCCCTGCTGATGCCGGGCCATACCGCCCCGACCTGCGAGCTTGAAGACCGCAAAGACAGGCGCTACCTTGCGGAACTGGAGGTGCCGGCTGACAGCCGGTTGATCGGCCGAGACCCGAAAGCCTTTTTTGCCGAAAATTATCCCTCTCTCGAACCTTTTGAAACAATACGGGGACCGCATATTTTCCTGCCGGACCGTGATAGCCCCAGCATTGCCGCTGGTGATCTTCTGCTGGTGAAGGGCTCGGCAACCGACCTGGTAGCCATTCTGAATGACCGGGTGGCTGAACTGCCGCACACGGACGAGGGACTTAACTTCAGCGTCAACGAGGAGGACGCGCTCATCGTCGAACTCATCATTCCGCCTCAATCCTCGTTGCTGGGCGAACGGCTGCTGGATACCCACCTCCGGGGCGACCCCAATACCCATATCATCGCCATCAAAAGACGGCGGGTTCATTACAGCGCCCAGAAGGTCGGGGCGGTCAACTTAAGAATCGGTGATATTATTCTGGCGCGATGTTCCAAGGACAAACTGGACCAGCTCCGCACGGGAACGGATTTTATTATTATTGAAGATGTTCATCACGAGATTGTTCATAAAAAGAAAGCCCGCTGGGCTGCCGCTATCTTCGCCGCACTGGTGGTTGCCGCAACCACCGGGCTGGCCGATATCATGGTCTGCGCCCTGACCGGTGTTTTCCTGATGGTTTTAACCGGTTGCCTGCAGCTGCGGGACTCCTACCGGGCCCTCCAAGGGGATGTATTGCTTCTGATTGTGGGAACGATCGCCCTGGGGGCCGCCATGGAAAAAACGGGCGCCTCCCAATTTTATGCTCAGGGCTTTTTAAGCCTTTTCAAGGGATCCAGCCCCGCTGTAGTCTTGGGGGGCATCATTCTGCTCACCAGCATCGGCACGCAAATCCTTAGCAATAACGCCACGGCCGTACTGCTGCTGCCCGTTGCCGTCTCCACCGCCCTGTCTCTGGGCGTAAACCCAAAACCGTTCATCATTGCCGTATGTTTCGGGGCCAGCGCCTGTTTTGCATCCCCCATCGGTTACCAGACCAATTTACTGGTATACGGCCCGGGGAATTATCGCTTCAGCGACTACTTGAAGCTCGGTATCCCATTGAACCTGCTGGTTATCGTCATGGGGACCCTGCTGATCCCTGTTTTCTGGCCTTTTTAAATCTCGGCGATCTTCAGTTAACCTTGAGATTCGGCTGAAGGTGTATTATTTTTGGACCATCTCCAAATGGTTTGATGATCTATAAACAAAAACAAAATGTTAAAATGGCGAGGAATCCAATGGCGCGTTCAAAGGTTCACCCGATTCACAAATTTGAGTCATGGCAGGTATGGCCGGGCTCATACCACAATCCGCCTGCCGATGGCCGCTACCCCACCCCCGGCAACGCTGGCCTTAAGATATCCCCCACGACGCCGATTGCTTCCATGGGTTCCTGTTTTGCCAGGGAAATCCGCAAAGTGCTCATCAGCAAAGGATACAACTATATCACCGAAGAAACCCATCATCCCGCTGCTGTTCATGCCAGCGCCGCATGGGAAAGGATTTACAACTCCTTTTCGATCCGGCAGATATTCGAATACACCTTTGAAGAGTGGCAGCCCGATCTTCGTTGGTGGCGTTCGCCGGAAACAAACCAGATCCAGGACCCTTTTCGCAGGATCATCCTGTATGACACCCTTGAAAAGGCCGAAGCCGACTTTGCGCAGCATCGCATTCATTCCCGGCGAGCACTCCAGAAGGCGGAATTATTGATTTTAACGCTGGGTCTGACTGAAGTCTGGCAAGATAAGGCCGATGGTTCGGTCATTTGCCTCCCCTCCGGACCTTATGTGAATGAAGGCGGCGACATGAGCCGGTACCGTTTCAAGGTGAGCCGGTACCAGGAGAATCTCGAAAACCTGGAACGCATCCATAAAATCATGGCCGAACACAACCCCGACTGCCAGATACTGGTAACGGTTTCGCCGGTTCACCTTTGGGCTACTTTTCGTAATGATCTGGATGTTATCAGCGCCAGCTGCAATTCGAAATCGACTCTGCGGGCGGCTGCTGATGAATTTGCGGCGCGCCACGAAAATGTATTCTACTTCCCTGCATTTGAGATGGCGGCCATTTATCGACCCATGACCGGCCAGACATTGTTTGCAACCGGAAAAGAAAATTTTCATGTAAACGCTGAAACCGTCAGCTTTATCATGGAGCAATTTTTCAACTTCTTTGCGGACAAGGACTGATTTAGAGCCCGGAAAAAAGGTATTTACAAGCAGGGCTTGATTTTATATCATCGAATAAGGAACAAAACAGATTGCCGAAATCCACTTCAAATAAAAATCATGAAACAACAGACACTTGCGGGCAAGAATCCCGGCTTCCGATGCCCACAACCGGGGGCTCTGAAAAAAAAACCCTTCCATTGATGAAGACTCCTGAAACCGGTGCCTGTACCGATCGGCTGAATCCCTTGGGCAGGATGGTGCCGGTTCTTATCGTCGGGGTTATCATTCTGATGGCGGTTGTGATTGCCGCCAGCGCTTCAAACCGCGCCAATTATTATCTCAAGGCTGCAAACGGCGCGGTTGAAGTCTGGCAAGGCCGGTTCGCCCCCATGGGCATGGAGAGACTCCTGATCCTGCCGGGGGCCCAGCCCCCACCGGCAGTCAAAGACGTTTACAGTGAAAACGACATTAACGTCATTGCATTCAACTATTATATCGACAGGGCGGATATGCTTTTGGAAGCCCCCGGTATGCCCGACATCAGCGGTATTAAGCTCTACCTGAAAATGGCGCTGCCCTATGGCATTTCGGATGAAATGCGCAAGGCCGCATTCAATCGGTTGAACACCATCGATATGATAATTTATCTCTATAAAGCGGACGTGGCAGCCAGCAAAGGGACCCTTGGGGACTTCAAAAAGGCTTTGGAATATATGGAAAAAGCCGGAGCTCTGAAGTTAAATGAGGCCCAAACCGATCTGGTCAACATGAAAACCCAATCCATTAAAGAATTAATGGCAGCCCTCCAGGAAAAAAATTTAGAGCAGCCCGACAGGCCGGTTCATGTGCCGGCCGAACCGCACCCCCCTCAGCCAGACGGTGAATCGCCGGCAAAGTAACGGGGATGGACTTAGACCATGCGCATCAAAAAAATCCTCATCCTGGCGCCGGTAGTGCTCATAATCGTCCTGCTGCAGTCCTACTTCTGGGTGCCCACCTATGACCAGCAAACCAGGGGAAATCCCGACCGCCTCAATATCTACATAACGGCCTCTATTGGTGATGCCAGCCTGCTGAATCCGATTCTCTCTTCAGACACGGCCAGCAGCACCATCGAAAGCATGGTGTTTGAAGGTCTGATTGACCGCGATGAGGAGCTGCGCTTCAGGGGCCGTCTGGCTCACAGCTGGGAAATTTATCAGACCGCTTTCTTTTACGTAAATGAATTCGCCGACATCCCCGGGTTCGGGAAAGCAGGTCCTGAAGCGGTTGCAAGTCTAATTAAAGCCGCCCGGAAAGATAAAAGCAGGCTGCAAACCGAACTGGCAGAGTCTTTGGGCTATATTACCGACATCCGTGTATTGCCGCCGACTCAGTTCAGTGTCACCAAAACCGAAAAAAGCGCGGACCCAAATGCCCCTGCGGCCGTTTTTTCAATCGGGGTAAATGCCCCTGCCCGGATAGAACTCACACTCAACCGGGTAGATCAGCATCTTTTTCAAAATCTACGCCACCTTCTCGGCCAAAACTATTTCGATTCTTTTCCCGCTGAGAGATTTGTAGAACCAAGCCCTCGCGTCCCTCCGGAAAAACGCTCCCTATACGCCAGAGAAATTTTACCCGCCACCGAACATAACCCGATTCTGGTTTTTCACCTGAGACCGGGGGTAAAATTTCAGGACGGTCATACCCTGGATGCCCATGACGTCAAGTTCACTTATGAGGCGATCATGGATGCAAAGAATCTTTCACCGCGAATTTCCGACTATGAACCGATCAAAGCGGTTGAGGTCATCGACCCATTGTCAATAAAAATCGTATACAAGCGCCTGTATTCACCGGCGATCGGCACCTGGGCCATGGGAATCCTGCCGGAACATTTGCTGAACCCCGAAGCTCTGCGCCGGGAAGCCGTCCGGCTCGGCAAGGACCCGAACGCCTTTTCTTTGCGGCAGAGCAATTTTAACCGCCGCCCCATCGGCAGCGGCCCTTTCAGGTTTCGAGAGTGGAAGTCGGACCAATATATCGCCCTGGACCGATTTGAAGGATACTGGGAAGGATCGCCCCACTATAAGGAATACATCTACCGGGTAATCCCCGACCTGCTGACCCAGGAGATGGAATTTTACGCCGGAACGGTGGACAGTTATGCGGTGGAACCCCACCAGGTCAACCGCCTGAAAGCGGATCCGCGTTTTCAAAGCTTTTCCGGCACTTCCTTCGGCTACTCATATATCGGATATAACCTGCGGCGCGAACCCTTTAACGATATCAGGGTTCGGCGAGCCTTAGGCATGGCCATCGATACCGAAAAAATCATTCGGTTTGTGCTGTACGATCAAGGGGAACGCATTACCGGTCCATTTGTCAAACAGACTGAATACTACGACCAGAGAATCGCTCCGGTTCCTTATGATCCGGAAGGCGCCCTGGCCCTTCTGAAGGCCGCCG
This region of Desulfobacterales bacterium genomic DNA includes:
- a CDS encoding NUDIX hydrolase; this translates as MDIYNGYRFCPRCGGQFLLKRVKPGEPKRLVCASCEFIFYLDPKIAACAIVEIEAQIVLLQRGIPPEFGKWVIPGGFVDLGEPVPVAAVRETWEE
- a CDS encoding SLC13 family permease — encoded protein: MSIWLVSIILVIVIYLLITEKLPVDVTSIGIIVVLMVTRLLPPLQAVLGFANPAVITVGAMFLISRGMIRTGAVGFIGQHFIAFSKGKPRLAMIITLLIVALASAFINNTPVVVLFIPIILSLSCEYNLSPSKFLIPISYASILAGTCTLIGTSTNIIVSDLSAMYGYGKIEMFELSSIGIPIAIIGLIIIYFGAPLLMPGHTAPTCELEDRKDRRYLAELEVPADSRLIGRDPKAFFAENYPSLEPFETIRGPHIFLPDRDSPSIAAGDLLLVKGSATDLVAILNDRVAELPHTDEGLNFSVNEEDALIVELIIPPQSSLLGERLLDTHLRGDPNTHIIAIKRRRVHYSAQKVGAVNLRIGDIILARCSKDKLDQLRTGTDFIIIEDVHHEIVHKKKARWAAAIFAALVVAATTGLADIMVCALTGVFLMVLTGCLQLRDSYRALQGDVLLLIVGTIALGAAMEKTGASQFYAQGFLSLFKGSSPAVVLGGIILLTSIGTQILSNNATAVLLLPVAVSTALSLGVNPKPFIIAVCFGASACFASPIGYQTNLLVYGPGNYRFSDYLKLGIPLNLLVIVMGTLLIPVFWPF
- a CDS encoding GSCFA domain-containing protein, which produces MARSKVHPIHKFESWQVWPGSYHNPPADGRYPTPGNAGLKISPTTPIASMGSCFAREIRKVLISKGYNYITEETHHPAAVHASAAWERIYNSFSIRQIFEYTFEEWQPDLRWWRSPETNQIQDPFRRIILYDTLEKAEADFAQHRIHSRRALQKAELLILTLGLTEVWQDKADGSVICLPSGPYVNEGGDMSRYRFKVSRYQENLENLERIHKIMAEHNPDCQILVTVSPVHLWATFRNDLDVISASCNSKSTLRAAADEFAARHENVFYFPAFEMAAIYRPMTGQTLFATGKENFHVNAETVSFIMEQFFNFFADKD
- a CDS encoding ABC transporter substrate-binding protein, with the translated sequence MRIKKILILAPVVLIIVLLQSYFWVPTYDQQTRGNPDRLNIYITASIGDASLLNPILSSDTASSTIESMVFEGLIDRDEELRFRGRLAHSWEIYQTAFFYVNEFADIPGFGKAGPEAVASLIKAARKDKSRLQTELAESLGYITDIRVLPPTQFSVTKTEKSADPNAPAAVFSIGVNAPARIELTLNRVDQHLFQNLRHLLGQNYFDSFPAERFVEPSPRVPPEKRSLYAREILPATEHNPILVFHLRPGVKFQDGHTLDAHDVKFTYEAIMDAKNLSPRISDYEPIKAVEVIDPLSIKIVYKRLYSPAIGTWAMGILPEHLLNPEALRREAVRLGKDPNAFSLRQSNFNRRPIGSGPFRFREWKSDQYIALDRFEGYWEGSPHYKEYIYRVIPDLLTQEMEFYAGTVDSYAVEPHQVNRLKADPRFQSFSGTSFGYSYIGYNLRREPFNDIRVRRALGMAIDTEKIIRFVLYDQGERITGPFVKQTEYYDQRIAPVPYDPEGALALLKAAGWNKNSEGWLEKDGKRFQFTLITNSGNELRKAVLAVAQDSWKKIGIDVRTDLLEWSVFIQERVHKLDFDAIILGWRMGIDPDLYQIWHSSQTGPYQLNFVGFNNPEADDLIIKIRQEYNFQKQVEYTHRLHQIIADQQPYTFLYVNKWSAVLDRRIVIKETNADSSAAYRKIRPTKTGDYTFYFNKWIKLPEAPRFAVDG